Below is a window of bacterium DNA.
CGCGTAGAGTATCTCCATCCGCTCGGGGAAGTAGGACTTCCACAGGTCGTCGAGGTCGAAGCGGCTGCCCGGGCCGTGGTCGCCATAGACGATAATCACCGGCGGAGTCGGGGAATTCGCGAGTATCCCGCCGATGGCCTTGAGTATCGCATGGTCGATGAACTCTACCTGGCCGCGGTAGTCGGCGACGTATTTCTGCACGAGGGCTGGGTCCATGTGGTGGAGGTGGTTGGCGTCCGCCAGCTTGGACGCGTTTGACCCGTTGAGCGGCTCGCCGTGCGGACCGAACACGAAGGGAGGGTGGGGACAGATCATGTGCGCGAAGGTGAACGCAGGCCCGTCCATCCGGGCCGCGTCAGGCAGATGTTCGAGCACGTATCTGATTCTCGCCCGGTGCTGATCGGCCCAGTACTTGAGGCCCAGGTCGCGCAGCAGCCCCGGCCCCAGCGCCGTGTTGACGAGGAGCACGTACAGGAACTCGCTCGACACCCAGCGCGGGGCAAGGTGGATGTCCGCGTTCTCGAATTCCGTGCCCGTGTAGCCGGACGTGAAGCTGACGATGCGGTATCCCCTGCTGCGCAGCTCCCGCATGACTCTGTTATCAACGACGAATCGGAGCAGCGGGCGACGGTCGGTGGACTGCGGGCCGACCGCCCGGGCCAGGCTGTCGAGGTACGTCATGTTGAGCGTGGACGCGACCGAAAGGTACGTCTGGGGGTAGTTCGTCCGCGCCTGGCTCACGACATAGAACCCGAGTTGTCGAAGGCTATCCACAAACCAGGTGTCGTCGTAGTGGTACATGGAAGCGAGGATGTCGGCCCGCGCGTGGGCATCGAGGATGATATCGTATATGTCCGGGTAGTGTCCCTTCTCGACCGCGGGCGTGGCACGCGGCCGGCTGGTAGACGCCCGGTACGCCGCAAGGGTACTTGGTATGCTGGTGACGATGTTGAACAGTATCAGGAACGCCCCGGCGACGTTGAGGCCCAGGCTGACGCCGGCCATGTCGCGCCGGGTCCGGATTATGGGCCAAGAGGCGAGAACAATGAGCGTCAGCAGCAGGCACGCCAGTTCCCAGTAGCGCAGTCCGGACCAGACGTGAGCAACCAGGCCGGAGATTGCGCCGTAGAGGAAGAAGACCGTAACCACGATGGTAGTGATGAGCCCGGATTTGGCCGCGTTCCGGATGCAAAGCCAGAGCACCAGCCAGAGCGCGGCAGCCCCGGCGACAGACAAGATCAGCGGCAGGACCGCGTCTTTCGGCGCGACAAATGACTGGCGGACGCTGTAGGAATAGAGGTAGAAAACCGGCAGCGCGGCGATCAGGAGCGGGTGGAAGACTAGCCGGCGCATCACGGCGCCCGCCCGGACTTTCAGTGCCGGTGCATTGAGCTTTGACTCCGGGCGATCATCGTTACGAAGAAGCCTAGGTCGAAAAAGGGCCGCCGTCAAGCAGCACGACAAGCCCTGAATCCGACACGGAAGCGCACCACAAATGCACATAGACACGAAACCGGAAGGGACGGTTCCAAGTCCGAGGCACGAAACACGCACTGTCCGACAGGGGCCGTTGAGGCCAATGACGATTGAAGTCCGACAGCGCGGAGCTCGTGTTTCGAGCTTCGTCATTCGTCCGTTGCCATCTATTCCGGATTCAAGGGCGGCGGTCTGATTTGACACCGCCCGAGCACGTTTCTATGATTAAGTTCATGTCGAACAAGCTATTCAAGTCCCGGCACGTACGCGAGGCGGCCGGTTTCGCGGTGCTGGCTGCGCTGCTCGCGCTCACCGCCGGCTGCTCGCAGGCGCCGCTCATAACCTTTCATGCCAGCCGGCAGGTGTTCAGCGAGCTGTTCTCGACCACCGAGTGACAGTATTGCGAGACCGCGGAGCGGTCTCTGGACAGCCTGATGGTGACCTCGAACGATTCGCTCTCGTACGTGGTGTGGTATCAGTCGCCCCTCCACCCCGAGCTTTCGTCGCCGGCCGGAAATGAACGCGGCCGGCGGTACAATGTCGACGGCTTCTGGCCCAGCGCTTTCTTCGACGGGTTCTACCGGGCGCCGCAGGAGCCCAACGTGGACTCGTTTTTCTCGCTCTATAAGGGCATGGCCGGCCAGGCGCGGTCGGTCAGTTCCGTGCTGTCGATGGCGATCGATACCGCGAACACCAGGGTGGATTCGGCCCTGGTGCACGTCGGGATTCACATCACGGCCACCGACACTTCGGTCGACCACATTAGCAGCTTGATGCTCGCCGCGGTGGTCTTCGAGGACAGCGCGCCCTTCAAGTCGCTGGTCGGCGGGGACTCGCTCTACGCGCGGTTCTGCGGCCGCTGTGTCATCGGCGACACTCTCGGCTGGGGCGTACCGCTGAAGCTCCATTTCGGCAGCGACTTCGACACGGTTCTGACCACGGCGCCATGGGACACGCTGGACGGCAGCGTGCGGCACTGGAACCGCTCGCGCCTGGGCGTGGTGGTCCTGGTGCAGGATACGTCGAGCCTGCGGGTAATGCAGTCGGTTTCAAAGTTCCGCTTCTGATGAGCAAATGATGCAAGGAGTATCATGAGATTCGCGCTGCTTTCCGTTGTCCTTTTGTTCGCCGTCGGCCTCGGCGCGGCGGTCGAGAAGCCCGAGTACGAGCAGGCGTCCGCTTTCACGCTCACCGACGTCACCGGCGCTTCGATCACGCTGGACAGCCTGCTGTCGGTAGGCCCGGTTTACATGGAATCATGGGACCTGCCCTGCGTCAATTGCATCGCCGAGCTCGATGCCCTGATGCCGGTCTACGACTCGCTCAAGGACCGCGGGATGCAGATAATCGCCCTTTCGGTGGACAAGCCGGCCGACGAGGCCCGGGTGAAGGCATTCGTCAAGAGCAAGAAGTGGCCCTACATCTGCCTGCTTGACGGCCAGAACGACGTGAAGAACGCCTACGGCATCGTCGTCAAGCCGACCGCCTACCTGATTAACATGAAGGGGCAGATCGTCCTGACCCACATCGGGTACAAGAAGGGTGACGAGAACGAACTGGCGACCGAGTTCGTGAAGTGGCTGCCGGAGAAACCCGCCGAGGAAACACCGGCGGGAAACAGCAAGTAGCCGGCGGTGACTGCGAAAGCCATCCGCCTCGCCTGCCTGTTCGCCGTCGCTTCGGTTGCCTACGGGGCCAACCTCACAATCGGCGGCGTGAACCGCGCCGAGTTCTGGGCCTACAAGGACAGCTGGGCGACCCACGCCGAAGACAAGGTAGACATGACCATGAAGTACGGCGACCTGAACGGCGGGCTCGGGTTGTTCCTGTACGAGCCGTCGCAGCCCTGGACCGCGCTGAAGAAGCCGCTCCGGCTGTTCGACTACACCGTCGCCTACAGCCCCAAGCAACTGGAAATCCTGTTCGGTCAGTTCTACCAGACGTTCGGCAAGGGGCTGACGCTGCGCGCCTACTCGGACGACGACTTCCGGCACTACAAGAGCCTGAACGGGCTGCGCGGCACCGCGCATCTGCCGTTCTCGACCGACGTCGTCCTGCTGGGAGCCAGGATGCGCGACCTCTTTTACCAGCAGGACGCCTACCAGATACTGAACGCGGCGGACACGACCGATCAGGTGCTGGGCGCGGATTTGTCTTCCCGACCGTTCAAATGGGGTAGCTTCGGCGCGCGCTACGTCCGGATCAACCGCGACTCGACCAAGCAGGTCACACCCCAGGCTTTTACCGAACTCTACGGCGGCAATGTCTCGGCCACGGCGGGGCCGGTCGACCTTTACGGCGAAATCTGCCAGCGGCTCGGCACCAAGCCGGGTTTCCCGGGCGGGCGCGACAAGGGCCTCGGGTACTATCTGAGCGCGACTACCGCGTTTTCGGGCTATTCGATTGTCGGCCAGTACATGGACTATGACAGGATGGCGTTCCCGACCGGAACCTATCACTGGAACGAACCGCCGACCCCGGTGCTGTCGGGCGTGTCGGTCAATCAGGGCGCGGATGAGAAGGGCTTCGGCGTCGACGTCACCGCCACGCCGGTCGGCACGCTCTTCTTACAGGGAGACTACGGCCGGCTGTACGAGCACAAGGTCACTGACTCCACCGGCGTCGTCGAGTGGCAGGGTAAGTCCCGCTACTCTCTTGGCAGCGACTGGACGTTTGAGGCGTCGCTCGACCACATGGTGCAGCAGAACGTGGAACTGCACGTACCCAGCCGCGGTACGAACCAACCGGCGGTCATAATCAACTATCTCGCGGGCAGGCAGACAGTAACTCTCGAGGAACAGTACAACTTCGTCACCGAGCGGCGGACCGACGACCCCTCGTCTCCTCCGAAGTACCACGAGTCGGACCTGACCTTGAGCTACGGCCCGGACCAGGCGCTCTTGTTCACGGTTGGCTGGCAGTACGTTGACCAGAAACTGAACATCCGCTACGCGGGCCAACAATCGTGGCCGATTGCTGAGGTGGTCTGGTCAATCACCGACCGCAACGTCCTGCGCGTGCGCGTTGGCGGGGAAAAGGGCGGCTACACCTGCTCCGGCGGCGTGTGCCGGTTTGAGTCGCCGTTTACCGGCGCCAAGATCCAGCTAATCAGCCGGTTCTAGCCTTGAAGCGCAAGGTTACTTTCGTCATTCTGGCGGTCGTGGGATTGGTGGTGGTCGTGCTGGGCATCAAGGCCGGCAACCCGGAAACGATCCACCGCTTCGCGGCCCAGATATGACTTTCCTGCATGGGGCTCGTGTAGCCCCAATGTCCGAGGAGCACGGATAATTCAGAAGTCAGAAACCAGAATTCAGAGTTCGGAATGCCCGGCAATTCCGCATTCTGACTTCCGCGTTCTGAAATCTCAATTGTCCGGTACGCCTGCCTGCTAAGGTTCGCACATGGCAGTGAATGAAATGGGAATCAGCACGCGGACGCGCGTCGCAGTCTTCTCAAGCATCGGCGGGGCCGCGCTTCTGGCAACGCTGCTTCTCAAGTTCCTGGCCCACTTCGACTGGGGCGTGGCCTACTACGGCCTCGCTTCGATGCTCGGACTCGGGCTCTTCCTTGCCCTGTTCCTCGGGCGCCCCACGACGCTCAACCGCTGGCTCTCGTTCGCAGTCATCTCGCTTACCGGCGTGATCGCGGCCCTGTTCTTGAGTTTCGGCCAGCGGATGCCGTTCGGCCGGGTGCTAGCCTTCGGCTGGCTGCCATTCTCACTCATCATGCTCGGCGCGGTCGTTTTCCTGCGGCGCCGGGTCGCTCCGTTCCGTGTTGTCCAGATAACCTCGGCGGTGATGCTCAACGCCTACATCGCCGCCTACGCGCAGAACAAGATACTTTACGAGGGGTTCTTCAAGTACGTGCCCGAGCCGATTCTGCACTGCTACGCCGGGCCGCTGGCAGTTTTTGCCTGCCCCATCGGCTCGACCCAGCAGATGATCGGCATGAAGCTTCTGCCCTGGCTGCCGCTCGGCGTGTTCATCATCATCGGAGCGGTTATCGGCCGGGCCGCGTGCGCGTGGATCTGCCCCTTCGGGATGTGGCAGGACTTGCTGTACAAGATAAGGGTCGGCGCCCGCGCGAAGGACAAGCGCTGGCTGTCGTTTGCCGCCATAGCCATCATCACGGCGCTTGTCGGAGCGGCGCTGGTCCTGTTCCTCAAGTTGCGGCCGGAGCGCGTGTTCGGTTTCGCCTGGTTGCCTTTCAACCTGCTGATCCTCGTCGTGACAATCAAGGGCAAGCTCGGCCTGCCGCGCCGGATGTGGGTCGGCGGGTTTCTGGCCGCCGTGGGCCTCGCGGCGGTGGTCTGGCTCAAGTTCCAGGCCGGGTACGGAGTCGCGTTCGGTTTCCTGGGTCTCGTGCTGCTCGGGTTGACCGGCCGCTGGTTCGCGGCCGGGTTCGCTGCCGTCGCCGGGCTGCTTTTGGGGTTGCTGGGCAACCCTGCGTTCCACGTGGGCCCGCTGGCTCACCTGCCGCTTGCGCTGGTTCTGGCCGTCGCGGCATTCCTCCTGGTCATCATACTCGATGTCATTGCCAAGGTGTCATTGCCTTCCAACTTCCTCAAGTTCGGAGTGCTGCTGGTAGTGGCCGGTCTGGCTTCGTACCTTACGGCAGAACCGTGGTTCTGCAAGCTCTGCCCGCAGGGCACATTCGGCGCCGGTATCCCGCTCGTTGTCTGGGACCCGGTCCATGCCCTGCGCAGCCTCGTCGGCTGGCTCTACTGGGTGAAAATCAGCATCCTGCTCATGGTGGTCGTCGCCGCCATCGCCGTCAAGCGTCCGTTCTGCCGCGTGATCTGCCCCATCGGCGCGCTCTACTCGCTGTTCAACAAGGGCAGCCTGCTGCACCTGACCTTCTCGGGTCAGCATACGTGCACAAACTGCGGAATCTGCCGCAGGGTCTGCCCGATGGACATCGACCCGCACGAGAAACAGAACCAGCTCGAGTGCATCCGCTGCAACGAGTGTGTCTCGGCCTGTCCCAAGTCCGGCCTCAAGTTCAAAGTCTAGCCCGCAGACCGTACACCGCATACCGCAGACCGTGAGCTGGCGTCCACGTCCGCTTTCTCTTCCCGTTGTGCCTTTGTGACTTTGTGGTAAAATCCCTGACCAATGAGAAAGCCTGACTGGTTACGGACGAACGTGCCTTCGGGCGCAGGCTTCGAGGCGACGAACGAGCGGTTGCGCTTTCACGGCATCAACACCGTGTGCAGCTCCGCCCGGTGCCCGAATCTCGCCGACTGCTGGGCCCGCGGGACGGCCACGTTCATGATTCTCGGCGACACCTGCACGCGGCATTGCCGTTTCTGCTCGGTGGCGACGGGCGACCCGCATGGCGCGACCGACGAAACCGAGCCGGCGCGAGTGGCTCAGGCGGTAAGCGAGCTGGGAATCCGCTACGTCGTCCTGACCTCGGTCGACCGCGACGACCTTGCCGACTTGGGGGCAGGAGTGTTTGCGCGGACAGTCGGAGAAATCAGAAGGCAGAAACTAGAAACCAGAACGCAGAATGTCCGGTCCCCGATCCCTGACCCCCGACTCCTGACCCCGCATGTGGAGCTCCTGACCCCTGACTTCGGCGGGAGCGAAGAGGCAGTCGGGCAGGTGCTCGACGCCCAGCCGGATGTCTTCGGTCACAACGTCGAGACCGTTGAGCGGCTGACGCCCCACGTGCGCGACCCCCGCGCCTCGTACCGGCGTTCGCTTGACGTTCTTGCCTCCGTGAAGCGGCTCAACCCGAAGATGACGACCAAGAGCGGGTTGATGGTCGGTTTGGGTGAAACCGACGCCGAACTGCGGCAGGCCTTGCTCGACCTCCGTTCGGTTGGCTGCGACATCGTGACAATCGGCCAGTACTTGCAGCCCGCGCGCCGCTGCCTCCCGGTCGAGCGCTACGTGTCGCCGGACGAGTTCGCCACTTTGGAGAAAGAGGCACTCGCGCTCGGCTTCAAACGCGCGTTTTGCGGGCCGCTCGTGCGCAGCTCTTTCCACGCGGAAGAAGTGGCTTCAGGTGCAGGGCAGGATTCCAGGACTCAAGGATTCGAGGGGTCCAGTGCAGGACACTAGAACCCTGGAATCCTCGAATCCTCGATCCCTGTCCTCTTCCCAGGTCAGCCTCGGCCTGCGCATCTCGATAATCGAGGGCGGGTTCGCCATGGTCTACTCCACGCTGAGCGGCGGCATGTTCCTCACCGGCCTCGCGCTCTGGCTCGGAGCGAACTCGTTCCAGATAGCGCTCCTTTCCGCGATCCCCGCACTGGTTACCGGATTCAGCTTCCTGTCCGGGTACTTGGTCCGGCGCGCCGGGGAACGCAAGGCCCTCCTGATCTGGGCGGCGGGCATCGGCCGGTCCGTGGTCATCGTGCTCGTGCCGTTCCTGCTGCTGCGGATGAAGTTGGGCCTCGTGCTCTTCTTCGCTACCGTCGCCGTGTCGAGCCTGATCATGAACGTCGCGGGAACGGTCTGGCAGTCCTGGATTTCCGACCTCGTGCCGGAGGAGAGGCGCGGCCGTTTCTTCGGCTTGCGCAACGCCATTCACGGCCTGATCGGCGTCAGCACCGCGTACGCGGCGGGCCGCGGCATGGACCTGCTCAAGGCACATGGGCGTGAACCGCTCGGCTACGCGCTGGCGTTCGGCCTCGCGGTGATCTTTGGGCTCGTCTCCACGCTCCTGCTAAACCGCCAGCCCGAGCCCACGCTGGCGCCGCGATCGCGGCTCAGCCTGCGCGAGACCTTCATCGGCCCGCTCAAAGAGACGCAATTCCGCCGTCTCACCCTTTTCCTCGCGATGTGGTTCATGACCGGGACGCTGGCATCGCCGTTCTACATCGTCCACATGATGAAGAACCTCCACTTCTCCTTCGCGGCGATCGGCGTCTACTCCATCATCGGCGGCGTGACGGGCATGGTGATGCAGATCTTCTGGGGACGGGCTATCGACCGATTCGGCGCGAGGCCGGTCACGGTGCTGAACTTCGCGCTGGTCGGCATCATGCCGCTGCTCTGGCTCTTCGCGACGCCGTCGTTCCGCCTGCCCATCTGGGGCGACGCGTTGATGAACGGGCTGGTCTGGACCGGCGCCAACCTCGGGCTCTGGAACCTGCTGCTCGACCTCGCCGACAACCCGTCCCACCGCGAGAGCTACTTCGCCATCTACGGCGCGGTCACCGGCATCTGCGCGTTTGTCGCGTCGATGCTGTCCGGCGTCATCGCCCAGGCGCTGCACCAGTTTCACGCGACGATCGGCGGCTACAGCTTCATCAACTACCACGTGATGTTCCTCGCCGCCGGCCTGCTCCGATTCGTCAGCCTGCCGCTGCTCCTGCGCGTCCGCGAACGCGACGCCAAGTCGGTGCGGCACACCATGCGGGAGCTGGGTACGATGGCGCTATGGCAGCTCAACGCCGGCAAAGACACTTTCCTTGCCGCGCTCGGCCTGCGCCCCAAAGACCAGCCCTGACTCGCAGGTTTGACACCCGAGTAAACCGGGAAGACGAATAGCGCTCCGTCCTGCCTCCTTTCCTGCCCCGTCCGGCATGATGCATCATGCATTGCGCGTGACGCAAGGCCTGTAACTTTCCACCGCTCCGCGGATAGCCAGTCAAGAAACCAGTAGAGAAGCTCGTCCGCAAGCTCGACGGAAAGCACCGTAGAAGGCTTACTTGAAGGCTTACTTCATCGCTTCTTCCATTGCTCACTTCAGTGCTTGTCACACCGCACCATGCATTGCTCGTCTCAAAGCTCAGCGCATCGCTTCTCACATCGCTTGTCTCAAAGCTCCGTCGAAAGCTTGCGTCAAAGCTCTTCTGAAAGCTCAACTCATGGCTCATTTCAAGGCTCACTTGATGGCTTCTTCGAACGCTCCTTCGAGGGCTAGCTCCCAGGCGACCCCTATATGCGGACTTCCGGCGACTCGACAGGGCCTAACCGACCGAGGGTGATGAAATTATGATCAGTCGGGGAGAGTCACTAGGCCGTCAGTTCTCTTGGGCCTTCTGCCACCCCGAAACCCGCCCGCCCGTGCATCAGGAATCGCCTGCCACATCGCGTTCAGCTTCTACTGCACGACCGTCGGCGGAAAACGGGGACTGAGCCCATCAGCGGGAAGAACAACTCGGGACACAAACCTCCGAGCAAACCGGAGAGCAACGGCCGGAATTACCTCGGGAGCAACGAAGACGGCAACCCGCGGAGTAAGCCGGTCTGCAACGGTCCGGCCAACCCGGGGAGGAACCGATGGGGCAACGGGTAGACTAACCCGGAAAGCTAGCCGGAGAGCAACCGGTAGACCAACCCGGCGAGTTGCGGTGGAGGTTCATCCGGGAATTGCGGTGGAGATAACTCCCCGAACGATGTACGAAGCAACCCTGCCCGTAACCTCCTCAACGACGTGGTAGGTAATCCACCGAGTGGGGGAGTGTTTTTCCAGCCTCAAACCTAAAGCCACAAGCTGCAACCAGATACGTCGGAAGGCCGCGTAGGACTAATGATACGATTTCGTCTCATCCGCGCCGAAGCCAATTCCCGCCCGCCGATGGCTGTCTCTCGTCTGCCGCAAGCCGTCCGCCGTTAGTTGTCGGTCCCTCGTCTGCCTGACTCGTAGCGCGTGTTATCTATCCTCACATCTGCAATGGTCACACAATTGCCGAGGGACTTGGATGCCAGCGCTCAGGCCGCGGCGCGACGAGGAGTTAAGGATGGAAGACGCCGTACACTTGACGAACGTGTAATTAGGCAAGATATCCCTGAAATCCCCCCGTTCATGACGCTCCGGCCTGGAACAACAAAGGCAGCTACCCGGGCCAGCCCCGCCCGCGCCGGAGCGTCTCGCGACATCCGGACGCGTTGGCAGGCGCAGCAAACAACAGTTACCTGAGCGGGTCGCCAACAACGAGCGGCCGGCTCTACGTTACTTTTTCGCCCAGAGAGCCACGCCGGTGCAGCCGCTCGGGTCTT
It encodes the following:
- a CDS encoding MFS transporter, which produces MQDTRTLESSNPRSLSSSQVSLGLRISIIEGGFAMVYSTLSGGMFLTGLALWLGANSFQIALLSAIPALVTGFSFLSGYLVRRAGERKALLIWAAGIGRSVVIVLVPFLLLRMKLGLVLFFATVAVSSLIMNVAGTVWQSWISDLVPEERRGRFFGLRNAIHGLIGVSTAYAAGRGMDLLKAHGREPLGYALAFGLAVIFGLVSTLLLNRQPEPTLAPRSRLSLRETFIGPLKETQFRRLTLFLAMWFMTGTLASPFYIVHMMKNLHFSFAAIGVYSIIGGVTGMVMQIFWGRAIDRFGARPVTVLNFALVGIMPLLWLFATPSFRLPIWGDALMNGLVWTGANLGLWNLLLDLADNPSHRESYFAIYGAVTGICAFVASMLSGVIAQALHQFHATIGGYSFINYHVMFLAAGLLRFVSLPLLLRVRERDAKSVRHTMRELGTMALWQLNAGKDTFLAALGLRPKDQP
- a CDS encoding 4Fe-4S binding protein, encoding MAVNEMGISTRTRVAVFSSIGGAALLATLLLKFLAHFDWGVAYYGLASMLGLGLFLALFLGRPTTLNRWLSFAVISLTGVIAALFLSFGQRMPFGRVLAFGWLPFSLIMLGAVVFLRRRVAPFRVVQITSAVMLNAYIAAYAQNKILYEGFFKYVPEPILHCYAGPLAVFACPIGSTQQMIGMKLLPWLPLGVFIIIGAVIGRAACAWICPFGMWQDLLYKIRVGARAKDKRWLSFAAIAIITALVGAALVLFLKLRPERVFGFAWLPFNLLILVVTIKGKLGLPRRMWVGGFLAAVGLAAVVWLKFQAGYGVAFGFLGLVLLGLTGRWFAAGFAAVAGLLLGLLGNPAFHVGPLAHLPLALVLAVAAFLLVIILDVIAKVSLPSNFLKFGVLLVVAGLASYLTAEPWFCKLCPQGTFGAGIPLVVWDPVHALRSLVGWLYWVKISILLMVVVAAIAVKRPFCRVICPIGALYSLFNKGSLLHLTFSGQHTCTNCGICRRVCPMDIDPHEKQNQLECIRCNECVSACPKSGLKFKV
- the lipA gene encoding lipoyl synthase encodes the protein MRKPDWLRTNVPSGAGFEATNERLRFHGINTVCSSARCPNLADCWARGTATFMILGDTCTRHCRFCSVATGDPHGATDETEPARVAQAVSELGIRYVVLTSVDRDDLADLGAGVFARTVGEIRRQKLETRTQNVRSPIPDPRLLTPHVELLTPDFGGSEEAVGQVLDAQPDVFGHNVETVERLTPHVRDPRASYRRSLDVLASVKRLNPKMTTKSGLMVGLGETDAELRQALLDLRSVGCDIVTIGQYLQPARRCLPVERYVSPDEFATLEKEALALGFKRAFCGPLVRSSFHAEEVASGAGQDSRTQGFEGSSAGH
- a CDS encoding TlpA disulfide reductase family protein codes for the protein MRFALLSVVLLFAVGLGAAVEKPEYEQASAFTLTDVTGASITLDSLLSVGPVYMESWDLPCVNCIAELDALMPVYDSLKDRGMQIIALSVDKPADEARVKAFVKSKKWPYICLLDGQNDVKNAYGIVVKPTAYLINMKGQIVLTHIGYKKGDENELATEFVKWLPEKPAEETPAGNSK
- a CDS encoding DUF6029 family protein is translated as MTAKAIRLACLFAVASVAYGANLTIGGVNRAEFWAYKDSWATHAEDKVDMTMKYGDLNGGLGLFLYEPSQPWTALKKPLRLFDYTVAYSPKQLEILFGQFYQTFGKGLTLRAYSDDDFRHYKSLNGLRGTAHLPFSTDVVLLGARMRDLFYQQDAYQILNAADTTDQVLGADLSSRPFKWGSFGARYVRINRDSTKQVTPQAFTELYGGNVSATAGPVDLYGEICQRLGTKPGFPGGRDKGLGYYLSATTAFSGYSIVGQYMDYDRMAFPTGTYHWNEPPTPVLSGVSVNQGADEKGFGVDVTATPVGTLFLQGDYGRLYEHKVTDSTGVVEWQGKSRYSLGSDWTFEASLDHMVQQNVELHVPSRGTNQPAVIINYLAGRQTVTLEEQYNFVTERRTDDPSSPPKYHESDLTLSYGPDQALLFTVGWQYVDQKLNIRYAGQQSWPIAEVVWSITDRNVLRVRVGGEKGGYTCSGGVCRFESPFTGAKIQLISRF